A genomic stretch from Sinorhizobium terangae includes:
- a CDS encoding DUF983 domain-containing protein — translation MSSHEDWPALPPLQTGLRGRCPRCGQGHLFQGFLKLRPECEVCGLDYSFADPADGPAFFVICFACVPSVFLGVWLEVQFAAPLWVHLLTTGPFMLLTCIPPLRPLKGWLVASQFFYKAEEGKVVRRALPPAPEGPKASATS, via the coding sequence ATGTCTTCACACGAAGATTGGCCGGCCCTTCCGCCGTTGCAGACGGGCCTGCGCGGCCGCTGCCCGCGTTGCGGCCAGGGGCATCTGTTCCAAGGCTTCCTGAAGCTCCGCCCGGAATGCGAAGTCTGCGGGCTCGATTATTCCTTCGCCGATCCGGCCGATGGCCCGGCCTTCTTCGTCATCTGCTTCGCCTGCGTGCCGAGCGTCTTCCTCGGCGTCTGGCTGGAGGTGCAGTTTGCCGCACCGCTGTGGGTGCATCTGCTGACGACCGGTCCCTTCATGCTTCTCACCTGCATCCCGCCGCTGCGGCCGCTGAAGGGCTGGCTGGTCGCCAGCCAGTTCTTCTACAAGGCGGAAGAAGGCAAGGTCGTGCGTAGGGCCCTGCCGCCGGCGCCGGAAGGGCCAAAGGCAAGCGCGACCTCCTGA
- a CDS encoding PLP-dependent aminotransferase family protein: protein MGKDHARLSWMPALSREAGPLYLAIADALATDIAAGELKEGTRLPPQRALAGVLGIDFTTVSRAYNEARARGLVEGRVGQGTYVKARRKNGGRSSGGGLVDMSMNLPPLFDDPGLIARMWGGIDALEDERGLELLLRYQAVGGALSDKAAGATWLRPRLGEVAAERVLICPGTQGALLATVSMLAARGDVICAEALTYPGLRSLAAHLGISFAAIAVDEQGFLPEAFEAACVKHRPKALYCNPTLHNPTTATLSLKRREAVIAIARRHGVAIIEDDAYGALPTEPVPPLATLAPDLVYYVAGLAKCLSPALRISYLVVPDGANSVGLEGAIRATAGMASPLSAAIATRWIEDGTADAVLAAIRTEAGRRQRIAAEILPADRVLTDPEAFHLWLTLPPGWTRGEFTARLRTAGISIVTSDAFALANPPEAVRLGLGAAETRAELERSLAIIADLLLQSPAAVNFVV, encoded by the coding sequence ATGGGCAAGGATCACGCACGTCTTTCCTGGATGCCGGCGCTGAGCAGGGAGGCGGGGCCGCTTTATCTGGCGATCGCGGATGCGTTGGCGACGGATATCGCGGCCGGCGAGCTTAAGGAGGGAACGCGATTGCCCCCGCAGCGGGCGCTTGCGGGCGTGCTCGGCATAGATTTCACCACCGTCAGCCGCGCCTATAACGAGGCGCGGGCGCGGGGACTGGTCGAAGGCCGCGTGGGGCAGGGCACGTATGTCAAGGCGCGGCGAAAGAATGGCGGCCGATCGTCCGGCGGCGGGCTCGTCGACATGAGCATGAACCTGCCGCCTCTCTTCGACGATCCGGGACTCATCGCCCGGATGTGGGGCGGCATCGATGCCCTTGAGGACGAGCGGGGATTGGAGCTCCTGCTGCGCTACCAGGCGGTCGGTGGCGCCCTGTCGGATAAAGCGGCGGGGGCGACCTGGCTGCGGCCGAGGCTCGGCGAGGTGGCGGCGGAGCGTGTGCTCATCTGCCCCGGTACGCAAGGGGCGCTGCTCGCCACGGTCAGCATGCTTGCCGCGCGCGGCGACGTGATCTGCGCCGAGGCACTGACCTATCCGGGACTGCGGTCGCTCGCGGCCCATCTCGGGATAAGCTTTGCTGCTATTGCGGTGGATGAGCAGGGGTTTTTGCCCGAGGCGTTCGAGGCCGCTTGCGTCAAGCACCGGCCGAAGGCGCTCTACTGCAACCCGACGCTTCATAACCCGACGACGGCGACACTGTCGCTCAAGCGCCGGGAGGCGGTCATCGCAATCGCCCGCAGGCACGGCGTTGCGATCATCGAGGACGATGCCTATGGCGCGCTGCCGACTGAACCCGTACCGCCGCTCGCCACGCTTGCTCCTGACCTCGTCTATTACGTGGCCGGGCTGGCCAAGTGCCTCTCACCGGCGCTCCGCATCTCCTATCTCGTCGTTCCGGATGGCGCAAATTCCGTTGGCCTCGAAGGCGCGATCCGCGCGACTGCCGGCATGGCCTCGCCGCTTTCGGCGGCGATCGCCACGCGCTGGATCGAGGATGGAACGGCGGATGCGGTGCTTGCGGCCATTCGCACAGAGGCCGGACGGCGCCAGCGGATCGCGGCGGAAATCCTGCCGGCCGATCGCGTGCTGACCGATCCGGAGGCCTTTCACCTTTGGCTCACGCTGCCCCCCGGCTGGACACGCGGGGAGTTCACCGCCCGCCTGCGTACAGCCGGGATCAGCATCGTCACCAGCGATGCGTTTGCGCTCGCCAATCCGCCCGAGGCGGTGCGGTTGGGGCTGGGGGCAGCGGAGACACGCGCGGAGCTTGAGCGCAGCCTCGCCATCATCGCCGATCTTCTCTTGCAATCGCCGGCTGCGGTAAACTTCGTCGTCTGA
- a CDS encoding pyridoxine 5'-phosphate synthase translates to MPAKLSVNLNAVAMLRNRRDLPWPSVTGLGRIALQAGASGLTVHPRPDQRHIRFSDLQPIRNLIDDEFPQAEFNMEGFPNEDFLQLVERHEPEQVTLVPDDPAQATSDHGWDFRKNHNLLGNVVGRLKKKGFRVSLFADGDPDPEALKIAKETGADRIELYTGPYGGCYDEPEEAERIAAELGRTAEIALDLGLAVNAGHDLTVANLPLLAKHIPALAEVSIGHGLTADALEYGMAETVRRFRRACGEAI, encoded by the coding sequence ATGCCCGCAAAACTGTCCGTGAATCTGAATGCCGTCGCGATGCTGCGCAACCGGCGCGATCTTCCCTGGCCGTCCGTTACCGGGCTTGGCCGAATTGCCCTTCAGGCAGGGGCGAGCGGGTTGACCGTTCACCCGCGGCCGGATCAGCGCCACATCCGTTTCTCCGACCTCCAGCCTATCCGCAACCTGATCGACGACGAGTTTCCGCAGGCTGAATTCAACATGGAAGGCTTCCCCAACGAGGATTTTCTTCAACTGGTCGAACGGCACGAACCGGAGCAGGTGACGCTGGTGCCGGACGATCCGGCGCAGGCGACCTCGGATCACGGCTGGGATTTTCGCAAGAACCACAACCTGCTTGGGAATGTAGTCGGGCGGCTGAAGAAAAAGGGCTTCCGCGTTTCGCTCTTCGCCGATGGCGATCCGGATCCGGAGGCATTGAAGATCGCCAAGGAAACCGGGGCGGACCGGATCGAGCTTTATACCGGCCCCTATGGCGGCTGCTATGACGAGCCCGAGGAGGCCGAGCGGATCGCTGCAGAACTCGGCCGCACCGCGGAAATCGCGCTTGACCTCGGCCTTGCCGTCAATGCCGGCCACGACCTGACCGTCGCCAACCTGCCGTTGCTGGCAAAACACATCCCGGCGCTCGCCGAGGTTTCGATCGGCCACGGCCTGACGGCGGACGCGCTGGAATATGGCATGGCGGAGACGGTGCGCCGCTTCCGTCGTGCCTGCGGCGAGGCGATCTAG